A single Aspergillus chevalieri M1 DNA, chromosome 3, nearly complete sequence DNA region contains:
- a CDS encoding putative AMP binding domain protein (COG:I,Q;~EggNog:ENOG410PI0R;~InterPro:IPR042099,IPR010506,IPR000873,IPR037337;~PFAM:PF00501;~TransMembrane:3 (i365-385o1121-1139i1278-1299o)), whose product MAEDNPELQAALRDLDREFEEGDITEKGYQKRRTVLLSSFFGPNNGLDVHAPSPVGQASSMTSSSNTPPAILNVRPPTAESTAYGAHTPSFSGGYEGMQGSGSFGYEQRYSGEMQEPVDGNGVAYYHGDNSMLQPMERMQPTGSYDSLFLPRPQPTSMVPEDSRTATLMSQNYAFNPGVHPEYIDEHAAAYDVGGYEMPMATGRRQSMMLDAQQGYFSDFAGQQHDDYRDSYGGGFHRYSQSDAFSPTANMAPPLIPASELPHGAAVDHLIPLEPRDIPFAVNDPHDKNIPMSNFDNIPTVLRHRARAHAKQPAYWVLDQKGKEIASITWDKLASRAEKVAQVIRDKSNLYRGDRVALIYRDSEVIEFAVALMGCFIAGVVAVPINSLEDYQSLNLVLTSTQAHLALTTENNLKSFQRDITTQKLNWPRGVEWWKTNEFGSYHPKKKDDNPPLVVPDLAYIEFSRAPTGDLRGVVMSHRTIMHQMACLSAMVSTVPGNKNARSQGETIMSYLDPRQGIGMILGVLLAVYGGHTTVWLEDRVVETPGLYAHLITKYKATLMVADYPGLKIAAYNYQQDPMATRHYKKNAEPNFGSVKLCLIDTLTVDSEFHEILADRWLRPMRNPRAREIVAPMLCLPEHGGMVISVRDWLGGEERMGCPLTHEMDPAERPEAKREAEEEKKAQEKQGSKSGFGSSLLGGGSRAPAPKEQGKTELGEVLLDKEALKSNEIVVLAMGDEARKYAGSMPHAVRVGSFGYPIPDATLAVVDPETNLLCTPNVIGEIWVDSPSLSGGFWALPKHTEAIFHARPYKFEEGNPTPILVEPEFLRTGLLGCVIEGKVFVLGLYEDRLRQKVEWVEHGQEVVEHRYFFVQHMIVSILKTLPKIHDCTAFDVFVNEEHLPIVVLESYAASTAPTTSGGPPRQLDSVLLESLAERCMEVLYHEHHLRVYCVLLTAPNTLPRVTKNGRREIGNMLCRKEFDAGTLPCVHVKFGVERSVMNLPVGIDPVGGIWSPTALMARQEMLAMQEKQYSGVDYRDVVMDDRTSTPLNNFSNIVDLFQWRVSRQAEELAYCSIDGRGKEGKGITWRKFDLKVAAVATYLRNKVKVRPGDHLVLMYTHSEEYIYAVHACFCLGVVVIPLAPIDQNRLSEDAPAFLHVINDFNVKAIIVNSDVDHVMRQKIVAQHIKQSAQVLRLGVPAIYNTTKPSKQSHGCKELGYTVRDTWLQANQPAMIWTYWTPDQRRISVQIGHDTVMDMCKVQKETCQMTSSRPVLGSVRSTLGLGFLHTCLMGIYVGAPTYLVSPVDFAQNPMSLFVSLARYKIKDTYATAQMLDYAMSAMAGKGFQLQELKNLMISTDTRPRPDIYQKLRLHFASAGLDRTAINMVYSHVLNPMVVTRSYMCIEPVEVWLDLRALRRGLVIPVDPDSDPTALLLQDSGMVPVNTQIAIVNPETCTLSHVGEYGEIWVQSDACAKSFYGSKQEFDTERFNGRIIDGDPSVPYVRMGDLGFLHTVTRPIGPGGQPVEMQVLFVLGGIGETFEVNGLNHFPMDIENSVEKCHRNIMPGGSAVFQAGGLIVVVVEVTRKAYLASLVPVIVDAVLNEHQVVADIVAFVSQGDFPRSRLGEKQRGKVLASWVTRKLRTIAQFSIRDVEGPEDPLAEAPQHRTSRSSKPPSIMGSLRRSVMVPEHEAVGAIRSPAPVPEEYPMHADFEEEQHYQQQPQMEPSIVSAPAVSEAPPSVPQIAEPTAPPPKPPKIATDETHLPENAGTPTTIEQPDLGFNFGDFANTAGATHGHPDPESYNQPQDQPQALPIRTASLSNLSNQQRRFSSIPGGAEQHFSNSRPGSRDVRSQPETVEEDFEDWPQEALMYQSAMGHDDGQAEFYRRPSHGSGIARTAYDGSGYGY is encoded by the exons ATGGCGGAAGACAATCCCGAGCTTCAGGCCGCCTTGCGCGACCTCGATAGGGAATTTGAG GAGGGTGATATTACGGAGAAAGG ATACCAGAAACGACGCACCGTCCTTCTGTCGTCATTCTTCGGACCAAACAATGGCTTGGATGTCCATGCCCCTAGCCCAGTGGGCCAAGCTTCGTCGATGACTAGCTCTTCGAATACCCCGCCAGCGATCCTGAACGTCCGCCCACCAACGGCCGAGTCTACGGCTTATGGTGCACATACCCCGTCTTTTTCAGGTGGATACGAGGGCATGCAGGGCAGCGGAAGCTTCGGGTATGAGCAAAGATACAGCGGGGAGATGCAAGAACCGGTGGACGGCAATGGGGTAGCTTATTATCACGGAGATAACTCGATGCTGCAACCTATGGAACGCATGCAACCAACCGGCTCATACGATTCCCTTTTCCTTCCGAGACCTCAGCCTACTTCGATGGTTCCAGAGGATTCGAGGACAGCAACTCTGATGAGCCAAAATTATGCGTTCAACCCAGGCGTCCACCCAGAATATATAGATGAGCATGCAGCAGCGTATGATGTGGGAGGGTATGAAATGCCAATGGCTACGGGCAGGCGACAGTCGATGATGCTTGATGCGCAGCAAGGGTATTTTTCCGATTTTGCCGGACAGCAGCACGATGACTACAGAGATAGCTATGGAGGCGGCTTCCACCGGTATTCTCAATCAGACGCCTTTTCCCCAACTGCAAATATGGCCCCGCCGCTTATCCCGGCCTCTGAACTTCCTCACGGCGCGGCTGTCGATCATCTGATTCCATTGGAACCTCGAGATATCCCGTTTGCTGTCAATGACCCGCATGATAAGAACATCCCAATGTCCAACTTTGATAATATTCCTACGGTTCTGCGGCATCGGGCTCGAGCACATGCCAAACAACCTGCCTACTGGGTTCTGGATCAAAAGGGCAAGGAAATTGCATCTATCACCTGGGACAAGCTCGCCAGTCGTGCGGAGAAAGTGGCACAGGTTATTCGTGATAAGAGTAACCTTTACCGGGGCGATCGTGTGGCCTTGATATATCGTGATTCTGAAGTCATTGAGTTCGCAGTTGCTCTTATGGGCTGCTTTATTGCAGGTGTCGTCGCCGTTCCGATAAACAGCCTCGAGGACTATCAGAGTCTTAACTTAGTTCTCACCTCGACGCAGGCGCATCTTGCATTGACGACAGAGAACAACCTCAAGAGCTTCCAGAGAGATATTACAACCCAAAAGCTGAACTGGCCTCGAGGCGTGGAGTGGTGGAAAACCAATGAATTCGGAAGCTACCAtccaaagaagaaggacgacaATCCCCCGCTAGTGGTTCCAGATTTGGCTTACATTGAATTCTCGCGGGCTCCCACAGGCGATTTGCGCGGTGTCGTCATGAGCCACCGTACAATTATGCACCAGATGGCATGTCTCAGTGCCATGGTTTCCACGGTTCCTGGAAATAAGAACGCGCGCTCTCAGGGCGAAACGATCATGAGTTATTTGGACCCTAGACAAGGCATTGGCATGATCTTGGGTGTGCTTCTCGCCGTTTACGGTGGCCACACTACTGTATGGCTTGAAGACCGAGTAGTCGAGACTCCCGGTCTTTATGCTCACTTGATTACCAAGTACAAAGCAACCCTCATGGTGGCGGATTACCCTGGTTTGAAGATAGCTGCCTACAATTACCAGCAGGATCCAATGGCGACACGGCACTACAAAAAGAACGCAGAACCCAACTTTGGAAGCGTCAAGCTGTGTCTGATTGACACCCTCACTGTCGACTCTGAATTCCACGAGATCCTCGCGGACCGATGGCTCAGGCCAATGAGGAACCCAAGAGCCAGAGAGATTGTTGCTCCGATGCTGTGTCTGCCTGAGCATGGCGGCATGGTGATCAGTGTGCGCGATTGGCTTGGTGGTGAAGAAAGGATGGGATGCCCACTTACCCACGAGATGGACCCAGCAGAACGCCCAGAAGCGAAGAGAGAAgcggaggaggaaaagaaggcacAGGAGAAACAGGGGAGTAAAAGTGGATTCGGAAGTAGTCTGCTGGGTGGTGGATCGCGGGCCCCAGCACCAAAGGAGCAAGGAAAGACCGAGCTTGGAGAGGTGCTCCTCGATAAAGAAGCACTTAAGAGCAACGAAATTGTGGTGCTGGCCATGGGCGATGAAGCTAGAAAGTATGCTGGGTCAATGCCACATGCCGTTCGTGTCGGCTCGTTCGGCTACCCAATCCCCGATGCCACACTTGCTGTTGTCGACCCTGAAACCAACTTACTATGCACCCCGAATGTGATTGGTGAAATCTGGGTCGACTCGCCTTCTCTGTCTGGTGGCTTCTGGGCACTACCAAAACACACGGAAGCAATCTTCCACGCGCGGCCATACAAGTTTGAAGAGGGTAACCCGACGCCTATCTTGGTGGAGCCCGAATTCCTGCGAACAGGTCTGCTTGGCTGTGTGATAGAAGGCAAGGTGTTTGTTCTCGGCCTGTACGAGGATCGTCTTCGCCAAAAGGTAGAATGGGTTGAGCACGGACAGGAAGTTGTCGAGCACCGTTATTTCTTCGTCCAGCACATGATTGTCAGCATTTTGAAGACGCTCCCCAAGATTCATGATTGTACCGCATTCGACGTCTTTGTCAACGAAGAGCATCTCCCGATTGTTGTACTAGAGTCATACGCTGCATCAACCGCGCCAACAACGTCAGGCGGTCCTCCACGGCAATTGGACTCGGTTCTGCTAGAGTCATTGGCGGAACGATGTATGGAGGTCTTGTACCATGAACATCACCTGCGGGTCTACTGTGTCCTTCTCACAGCTCCCAACACTCTTCCTCGCGTTACCAAGAACGGCAGGCGGGAGATTGGCAACATGCTCTGTCGCAAGGAATTTGATGCTGGCACGCTGCCTTGTGTGCATGTCAAATTTGGAGTTGAGAGGTCGGTCATGAACCTTCCAGTTGGTATTGATCCGGTTGGAGGTATCTGGTCGCCTACTGCACTGATGGCCAGACAGGAAATGCTAGCTATGCAAGAGAAGCAGTACTCGGGTGTTGACTACCGTGATGTGGTTATGGACGATCGTACCTCTACACCCTTGAACAACTTCTCGAATATTGTAGATCTTTTCCAATGGCGCGTTTCCCGCCAGGCAGAAGAATTGGCATATTGCTCAATTGATGGCCGCGGGAAAGAAGGCAAGGGCATCACCTGGAGAAAATTTGATTTGAAGGTTGCCGCTGTGGCAACCTACCTGCGCAACAAAGTTAAGGTTCGGCCTGGTGACCATCTGGTACTGATGTACACGCACTCCGAAGAATACATCTATGCCGTTCATGCGTGCTTCTGCTTGGGTGTGGTTGTCATCCCTCTGGCGCCTATTGACCAAAACCGTCTCTCAGAAGACGCACCCGCATTCCTTCATGTCATCAACGACTTTAATGTCAAAGCCATCATCGTCAACAGCGATGTCGATCACGTTATGAGACAGAAGATTGTCGCTCAGCACATCAAGCAGTCGGCGCAAGTTCTTCGATTGGGCGTGCCGGCTATCTACAACACCACGAAGCCATCGAAGCAATCGCACGGCTGCAAAGAACTTGGCTACACCGTGAGAGACACATGGCTCCAGGCAAACCAGCCAGCAATGATCTGGACCTACTGGACCCCGGACCAGCGAAGAATTTCGGTTCAGATTGGTCATGACACTGTCATGGACATGTGCAAGGTGCAGAAGGAGACATGCCAGATGACCAGCTCGAGACCAGTATTGGGTAGTGTGCGCAGTACCCTGGGTCTTGGTTTCCTACACACCTGCTTGATGGGTATCTATGTCGGAGCGCCGACATACCTTGTGTCGCCGGTTGACTTTGCGCAAAACCCGATGTCGCTGTTCGTCAGTCTTGCAAGGTACAAGATCAAGGATACATATGCCACCGCCCAGATGCTGGATTATGCTATGAGTGCCATGGCTGGAAAGGGCTTCCAACTGCAGGAACTGAAGAACTTGATGATATCTACTGATACCCGTCCACGACCTGATATTTACCAAAAGTTGCGTCTTCATTTTGCCTCTGCCGGCTTGGATCGGACTGCAATCAACATGGTTTATTCGCATGTGCTTAACCCCATGGTCGTTACGAGATCATACATGTGCATTGAACCTGTCGAAGTGTGGCTTGATCTTCGGGCTTTGCGCCGCGGTCTCGTCATCCCTGTTGACCCAGATTCAGACCCAACTGCCCTACTCCTTCAAGATTCCGGAATGGTGCCTGTGAATACCCAGATCGCTATTGTCAACCCTGAGACCTGCACTTTGTCTCATGTTGGCGAGTATGGTGAGATCTGGGTCCAGTCAGATGCTTGTGCCAAGTCCTTCTATGGTTCGAAGCAAGAGTTCGACACGGAGCGATTCAATGGCCGGATCATCGACGGAGATCCTAGTGTACCCTACGTCCGTATGGGTGATCTTGGATTTCTTCACACGGTGACCAGACCTATTGGTCCCGGAGGCCAACCGGTCGAGATGCAGGTCCTGTTTGTGCTTGGAGGAATTGGTGAAACCTTCGAGGTGAACGGTCTCAACCATTTCCCCATGGATATCGAGAACTCGGTCGAGAAATGCCACCGTAACATCATGCCTGGTGGAAGTGCTGTATTCCAAGCTGGTGGTCtgatcgtcgtcgtcgtcgaagTCACAAGGAAGGCCTACCTGGCATCTCTCGTCCCGGTGATTGTCGATGCCGTCTTGAACGAGCATCAGGTGGTCGCAGACATTGTGGCATTCGTCTCCCAGGGCGACTTCCCTCGTTCTCGCCTGGGCGAGAAGCAACGCGGCAAGGTTCTGGCGTCGTGGGTGACCCGCAAGCTGCGGACAATTGCCCAATTCAGCATCCGCGACGTGGAAGGTCCTGAGGATCCCCTTGCAGAAGCACCGCAGCATCGGACGAGTCGTAGTTCGAAGCCTCCAAGCATTATGGGCAGCTTACGGCGGTCTGTAATGGTACCAGAACACGAGGCTGTTGGTGCCATTCGTTCGCCAGCACCTGTGCCAGAAGAATATCCCATGCACGCTGATTTTGAGGAGGAGCAACATTACCAACAGCAGCCACAGATGGAACCCTCTATTGTCTCCGCCCCTGCCGTCTCGGAAGCACCTCCCTCAGTCCCACAAATCGCCGAACCAACAGCACCACCGCCAAAACCACCCAAGATCGCCACGGATGAAACCCACCTGCCAGAAAACGCTGGCACTCCCACAACAATCGAGCAACCCGATCTCGGCTTCAACTTTGGTGACTTTGCAAACACTGCAGGGGCAACCCATGGTCACCCTGACCCAGAATCCTACAACCAACCCCAAGATCAACCGCAAGCCCTGCCCATCCGCACCGCC